agagagagagcgaaggaaaaagagagggagaagatGGAGACTTTGGGCTGGGCTCGGccaaaaggaggaaggagggattatttttagttttctttttaataaactttcttaattgttgttgttccttaataaatatttccggtgctctgaaaattcaaataaaatttaacaaaaattctccggaccacatttgaatttttattgtacgtattttagtgtttgccaatttattttcgaattttaattaattctattattccttttagagaatgatttttattttgggatgaatttatcaggacgtgacaagggttgatcggtaggtgtcaactcgcttcgtggaatCCCCAttgcgtccaaggtgctggcgaagagaaggttgatggAGCTGCCTCCATCGACGAGGACTCGCGCtaccttgatattccgaatagtaGGTTtaaccacgatcggatatcgtcctgggataacAGCAGCCTTGGGGTTGTTCTCATCTGAGAACTcgatcttctgttcagaccacttcatcttgggtgcaatCCCCTACTATGTCGAACAAACCTCACACTCCACTTTTTTGTATTCTCGCTTTAAAGAGTACgctgtggaacctccgaagatgtgcgagacatgAAGTTCGGAATCTGGGTACGCCGAGTCCGAGTCCTGAGTGGTTTCCTCAGTAGCCTTCTCGactacacgtactcgcttgcccttctccaaAGCCAGTTGCTTTTCCAGCGACTTCTTGAAGATGAGGCACTCCTCTagagaatgtctgtccgacttgtgtatggggcaccatattCTCTTCGTATcactgccttgtgggtctgggtgtTTGGGTGGGCGCTCGTATTCAGAcgcgaggacttccgcttgagctttcctctTCCCACTCTTGCcacttttcttcttgcttggtTCGGGTGTGTCCTTGGCtggcttcttctctcctcctgcCTTTGGCTTGTCattcttgcgtctcagtgcgtcgTCTGCATGGGTGCATCGATCAACAACCTCGAACAACCTTCGAGTAGTTGTGATTCgccttgttgccaactcctaggtagtatagcgatctctgacaccggttTTGAAAGCACGAATCACAGAAACGTCGGTGATAtcggggatcgtatttctgcactcattaaagcgccgaacatagtCCCTCAAAGATTCGCCCGGATTCTGTGTTAACGCGTGTaaatcgtcttcgatcgcgtggcgcttttAATTCCTTAGAAGTTAGCGACGAATTGCTGCCACAAATCTGTCCATGAAGAGATCGAGTAGGGTGGGAGGTGCATCAGCCACGAACGCGCAGAACCTTTCAACACTGTTGGCAAATAGTTTGCTAACGCGTTTTCATCTGCCCTGGCAGCATATAGTACCGTGGAGTAGACCTGGAGGAATTCTTCAGGGTCagtactcccatcgtacttctctattgctctgGGTTGGAATCTCtcgggccatcggacatcacgtagaGAACGgttgaaagctctacacccggcgctgggggcggtgggttgtcggtgATCGTGTGTCCTCCGTGGATGTCTATTGGATgacgaagatgaagatgatgacgatgatgacgatggtTCACTCGGCTCCGGTGTGCGATTCTGAGGGCGACGTTCAGGTTCTCAAGAATTCTGTCGTCATCCACCATTGTTGTCCTGGCGCCGATCCACATTATTGTCACCGTCATGTTGACGCCCTCGACCAGCATCGTCTGGTCTCCACTATTCGCGATCGTCGCGGTCGCGGCGGTTGTGACGATTATGGTGGTGTTGATCTTCGTTCGAGCGGCCTCCTCGCTCTTCGTTCTCACGGCGACATGAAGAAACACGATGTCGGGAATGATTCTCGTTGTCTCGCGcgcgtcgtgcttctcggcggcTATTCAGATGGTCgtggagatcgccggtgccgcgaggtggaggggtagctcgTCTAGGCGACGTCCGCTGCTCCGGTGGTTCGCCGTCGGCACCGCCAGCTGTCGGTCGTTCTGGTTGTGCACTGTAGCGTCTTCCTCGAACGCGTTACTGAGATTGGCTAcagattcccgtagtcgttctgtccatcgtgcgagatcatcgttaagcacggggtcatagggagcttctctcagtattgcgttgacggtGCCGAGTAGTTGGGCCAGCGTGACCGTCTGGTTCTCCGCCTCTGCGTTAGCGTGTGCAGACGTGCTAGTCCTACCGATGGCAAACACGTCGCGTGGTGTACTGGAAGATGACgagccatagtcttcgagcaaGTGTAGGACTGATGGCTcatggggatcgatgtcgattactcCAATGAATCGATCCGAGGTCAACATCACTCCATGTTCCTTGTTTGTATCCTTAAGGGAGGTTCCTGACTGCTGGACTTTAGGAAGCGTCGTTTTCATGGTGcggagaaagaccttgcagcttgagaagTCGTGATTCttcgtcttgtgaataggacaatagacatcacgagttggagaagtatgCTGGATTCCACGCTCCTTGCAAGCACGAATTTCGGCTTGtgcgttgagaaaaacccagcaagctTGCAAGTTGTGCTTCCTGGACTTGTGAATAGGACACTAGGGCTTTGTTACCTCGGAAGTTATCCTTGTCGGCTCGCAGTTCTTGTCAgaaggacaaggtttggccgcactAGGAACCTTCGACAAGGGATCGTCTGGGGTTATAGCCACGGCGTTCTCGTTTtcggtcattgatggaccagccGAGATTGGtaccgtggtgtaaaccgggaagacgatttcgccgacttgagtccacaccagcattgttgaagtagGGACTCCTTGAATGGGGCCGATGTTGACGCcgttgtcgacgaagcttgatgtcatagtagtagaaccttgagcaccaaggccccctacctggcgcgccactatcGACGGTgggtacccgtagaccggatatagagggtattggggtacgctggtacgaggatctacgtagtataACACCAAGGAAAcaagagacaaagattatactggttcaggccccttaataggtaatagccctaatccagttgatatgggattatatggagAGAACCACAAAGTACAAATGGAATAACataactcgatgataccgacgagatcgtagtcgagttgattcgactagatcacccggtgACTTGGCTCttgtaggctccgacttcgtagacTGTGGTTGTTGTGTTGGCTATGAGactcgatgccttaggtcctcccggggggtcctttttatatcgcaggtcatgTGGTCTCCAAGTAGGTCTCGGAGACATCTGACCCTGCATGATATAGTGACGACCCAGTCCTATACGGGTAGGAACCTTTCCATTGGTGGACTTCGAGATGActttccttaacgtatacagAGAACGTCCGTACACGCGCCGATGTGCCGTATTGCCGTATAGCGTACATCCAACGGTAGAGGGTATActttatccgtaaccctgacacttATACTAAGAGTATTGTTGATCTATATCACAAAATAAtcgtatgaatgaaaaaattacaggctcaatcacacacaagcgataaaattactcacaggtgaatcaaaatagaaaagaaaaaaatgattcagtCAAAAATCCATCCTATGGCTTTGCTGGATCTTGCTATAAAGATGAAGAGGATGGTCTGTGACTTGGGACTGGTAGTGGAGAGGGCAACCATGTGGCGAGCAGTAGTCGACGATAGAATCGTGGAAGGATGTAGCGGTGTGGTCTAGAGATGAGCTCGACGTTGTGCAGTAgcagccatccatcatctagcaagcacgaaaaaaaaagcaaaaacactctcgttcatgtcaatagagatgacgagcaaaagaaaaatagcaaacaacctccatcaccggcggactccaccctatcctctgCGACCAGCCACATGGAGTACGATGTGCAAATGTAGGACCCGTACAGCCCATCAATTGAGATAAGTTAATATTAGAGATTgcacgttaatttgatttgcaaaaaaaaaaggcttcaTGCGTGAAGTTGAAGGAGAGCACGCAGATCCAAATCAAAGTGTCATTTCCTTACTTGCTTATTGTATCAATGTCGCCAACGTGAAGCAGCCGCTGGTTATTGCTATTGGCCTAGGTGAACACCTTCTTGCTGGTTAAGGTGCTATCCAGCGTCCGACAGCGAGGCTCGAAGCAGTGCCATCGCCTcaaccgccgccggccactgCCATCAACCGCCACgatgtcgtcgtcctcctccaggGTGTGTCGCCGATCTGTGGGCTAGGGTGGTGTATTgattcagttaaaaaaaaggaaataaaatgaAGCAAgggcgagagtggttggttgggaacgggaaaaatataatatataccggaagcagagaagttgttttttatcgaagtaaattatttactccgataatggtgggagcacgatgcgggacgtggggtgggatcgaaagcaagaaaattatttttattatcgaagtaaatcgtttactcgaaTAAAGGTAGGTGGTAGAGGCCCGCGATAGGAGTAAATCATTTACATCGACAACGGTAGGAGTGGGATGAAGGCACGTAGGGTGGGGTGGGTCTGTGCTGATGCATGTTTGGCGCTCGGAATGCTGCGCTCCTAATAGGAGTTCTGTAGATTTTAACTAATTTAGTGCCAAAAATTTCCGAAATGGTAGGACGGGTAGTGGTGGACCTTACGGCCAGTAAGTTGAACCTAATCACTTGCACGGTTGCACCACAAATCAGTTCATTTGACAAGCCAACACAGTGATTAGAGTGTAGAAAAAGAAGCTCACCTAACTTGTTCATATAACTCAGCTGCTTCCAAAGTCGAAAGCCCTATTTGAAAACGAAGCCTGAGCTGCTTCCCTAGACCAAAAGCTACAGACGCACGATGGATACATATCCGATAGCGTGCTTCCTTGCCTTGCCTCCGCCCCCTTTTATGCCACCCCGTGACATCACCGTTGGCATTGCACGAAATCCAAATGAATACAACGTAAACAGCTTCTGCCCGCCGGGCCCCCATGGCCCCATCATCGGCTATCCGAGTCAACCGAGTGAGCCACCCACCATACCAGCAGCTCCCACTCGAGGCGGACATCACATTATCGTCTCGTCTTCCCACCAGCACCTGCCGCGCTCTCCCCCCTCGATTCCCATTTGATCCCACACCTCCACCAACTAGCTGCCACGCTCGCTTTCCCCTGCGACATGCGTGATGTGTGGGCGCTCCACTTGTTAACCATCTCGCGCGCACGCCAGGCTCGGCTCGTCGATCGACGCCATGTCGCTGCGCCGGCTCTGCTTCGTGCTGCCCATGGACGCcgacgaggtggtggtggtagctGGCGCTGCTGGTGAGGAGCAGCCTCGACGACGAGGGATGGCAGCGAGCGGGAGGCTGGCGTCGTACGTCCGCCGCAAGGTCGGCCGCGCGCTGCGGTGCGGGCTCTGCGGCGCCTGGTGCCACCACCGCTCGTCGGGAGTCTGCAGCTTCGAGGACATCGCCGGCGTGGACGCGGTCGGCGCGGGGAAGctcggcggaggcgcgggcggGAGCCCCAGGATCTTCAGCTACTCGGAGCTCTACATCGGGACCAGTGGGTTCAGCGACACGGAGATCCTGGGCAGCGGAGGGTTCGGGCGGGTGTACCGCGCCGTGCTGCCGAGCGACGGCACGACGGTGGCCGTCAAGtgcgtcgccggccgcggcgaccGGTTCGAGAAGTCCTTCCtggcggagctggcggcggtggcgcggctgcgGCACCGCAACCTCGTCCGCCTCCGCGGGTGGTGCGTgcaggacgaggaggagctgcTGCTGGTGTACGACTACATGCCGAACCGCAGCCTCGACCGCCTCCTcttcagaccggcggcggcggcggcgcccgccgcgtCGGCTCCGGCGCTGAGCTGGGACCGGCGACGCCGCATCGTCTCCGGCCTTGCCGCTGCCCTGTTCTACCTGCACGAGCAGCTCGACACGCAGATCATACACCGGGACGTGAAGACCAGCAACGTCATGCTGGACTCCGAGTACAACGCCCGGCTCggcgacttcggcctcgcccgGTGGCTCGAGCACGCCATGTCCGGCgaggacgcgccgccgccgcagctggagGTGTCCCCGTCGCCTCATTccgcgcggtcgtcgtcgtttGCTTCCGCGAATTACCAGTTCCGGCTGATGGACACCAGCCGGATAGGCGGCACCATCGGGTACCTTCCGCCGGAGAGCTTCCAGCGCCGGGCCATGGCAACCGCCAAGTCCGACGTGTTCAGCTTCGGGATCGTCCTCCTGGAGGTGGCCACAGGGCGGCGAGCGGTCGACCTCGCGTACCCCGACGACCAAATCTTCATGCTGGATTGGGTGCGTCGGTTGTCCGATGAGGGGAAgctgctcgacgccggcgaccgcAAGCTGCCGGACGGCAGCTACCCGCTGTTCGACATGGGCCATCTCATACACCTCGGTCTCCTCTGCTCGCTGCACGATCCTAGGTCTCGTCCCAGCATGAAGTGGGTGGTGGAGAACCTCTCCGGCAGCTGCTCCGGCGACCTGCCACCGCTTCCGTCCTTCCTAGCTCTCCCAAAGTACGTCTCTCTCACTTCCCCCTCCGATTCCGGCACGACGACGAACGCCACGGACAGCACGGTCACCTCTGCGTCGAAGCTCTACGGCACGGCGGCCGGGACGACCATTTACCTCACCGCGGAGAACGGCCACCGCTCCAGAGGTGGCTTGGCTGAcaacagcggcggcagcagccagCGATCGACGCGGCCGCTGGTGGTGATCCCCAGCGTCGACACTCCCCGTGAGATATCGTACAAGGAGATCGTCGCGATCACCAACAACTTCTCCGAGTCGCAGATGGTGGCGGAGCTCGACTTCGGGACAGGGTACGAGGGCTTCTTGGACAACGGCTATGGCGGCAATGGCGCCCGCCGCGACCGCGTCCATGTCCTCGTGAAGCGGCTCGGCATGAAGACGTGCCCGGCGCTGCGCGTCCGGTTCGCCAACGAGCTCCGCAACCTCGCGAAGCTGCAGCACCGGAACCTCGTCCAGCTGCGCGGCTGGTGCACGGAGCACGGCGAGATGCTCGTCGTCTACGACTACTCCCCGGGGAACCTCCTgagccaccacctcctccggcgcgatggcgccggcgccgccgccgtcctcccgtGGCGCCACCGGTACAGCATCGTCAAGGCCCTCGCGTCCGCAGTCCTGTACCTGCACGAGGAGTGGGACGAGCAGGTCATCCACCGCAACAtcacgtcggcggcggtgttCCTGGACCCCGACCGTAACCCGCGGCTCGGGAGCTTCGCGCTGGCCGAGTTCCTGTCAAGGAACGAGAgccacggcggcgcgggcgggcaCCACGTTGCCCTGCCCGCCACCAGCTCTGCTGCGCGGGGCATCTTCG
The nucleotide sequence above comes from Oryza glaberrima chromosome 11, OglaRS2, whole genome shotgun sequence. Encoded proteins:
- the LOC127755328 gene encoding receptor like protein kinase S.2 — encoded protein: MSLRRLCFVLPMDADEVVVVAGAAGEEQPRRRGMAASGRLASYVRRKVGRALRCGLCGAWCHHRSSGVCSFEDIAGVDAVGAGKLGGGAGGSPRIFSYSELYIGTSGFSDTEILGSGGFGRVYRAVLPSDGTTVAVKCVAGRGDRFEKSFLAELAAVARLRHRNLVRLRGWCVQDEEELLLVYDYMPNRSLDRLLFRPAAAAAPAASAPALSWDRRRRIVSGLAAALFYLHEQLDTQIIHRDVKTSNVMLDSEYNARLGDFGLARWLEHAMSGEDAPPPQLEVSPSPHSARSSSFASANYQFRLMDTSRIGGTIGYLPPESFQRRAMATAKSDVFSFGIVLLEVATGRRAVDLAYPDDQIFMLDWVRRLSDEGKLLDAGDRKLPDGSYPLFDMGHLIHLGLLCSLHDPRSRPSMKWVVENLSGSCSGDLPPLPSFLALPKYVSLTSPSDSGTTTNATDSTVTSASKLYGTAAGTTIYLTAENGHRSRGGLADNSGGSSQRSTRPLVVIPSVDTPREISYKEIVAITNNFSESQMVAELDFGTGYEGFLDNGYGGNGARRDRVHVLVKRLGMKTCPALRVRFANELRNLAKLQHRNLVQLRGWCTEHGEMLVVYDYSPGNLLSHHLLRRDGAGAAAVLPWRHRYSIVKALASAVLYLHEEWDEQVIHRNITSAAVFLDPDRNPRLGSFALAEFLSRNESHGGAGGHHVALPATSSAARGIFGYMSPEYMETGEATAMADVYSFGVVVLEVLTGEMAVDVRSPEVLLVRRAQRWKEQSRPVEAIVDRRLDGQVDRPELERLVRLGMACTQSDPAARPTMRKIVSIMDGNDEILKKFEQRKQQSKEEWEATNAAALSLVRRLHALAIH